One window of Brevibacterium pigmentatum genomic DNA carries:
- a CDS encoding FAD-dependent monooxygenase, producing the protein MHFHQNGYVSADPRIEEAAGYGIARAEDLPDEVDVLIVGSGPAGMIAAAQLSQYPDVNTRMIEKRDSRLVIGQADGIQARSVETFQAFGFAEEIMREGYHITEMSFWNPDPENAENIIRTGRPKDDDYGISEFPHLIVNQARVLDYFAQFAAQSPGKITPDYGIEFVDLTVDGDAPAASAKDHPVSVTVRYTAGERVGEERTIRAGYVVGCDGARSKVRSAIGRTLTGDQANHAWGVMDVLANSDFPDIRTKCAISSKNGNILHIPREGGHLFRMYVDLGVVPEDDARKVRSTSIDEIIARANAIIAPYSVDVKKVAWHSVYEVGHRLTDAFDDTDETDPASQCPRVFITGDACHTHSAKAGQGMNVSMQDGFNIAWKLGQVISGRSSTELLRTYSAERQVAAKNLIDFDKEWSTLMATPQEELPESTYLEDFYVKTAEFPAGFMTEYTESMITTPTTHQELAAGFPIGKRFKSARVKRSCDANFIHLGHEARADGRWRVYVFADRAAPVVDGSASGDGAAGESKVAALAAWLESDPASPLVAYRRDGEDLDALVELSVIYQQEHKEFAFPDVPTVFRPHIGAFDLEYVEKIYATLPDEDIFEAREISRDGAVVVVRPDQYVSGIFPLDAHSEIGDYFAKFFEPVK; encoded by the coding sequence ATGCATTTCCATCAGAACGGCTATGTGTCCGCAGACCCGCGGATCGAGGAGGCCGCTGGGTACGGAATCGCTCGCGCAGAGGATCTGCCCGATGAGGTCGATGTCCTCATCGTCGGCAGCGGTCCGGCGGGGATGATCGCGGCGGCCCAGCTCTCGCAGTACCCAGACGTGAACACGCGGATGATCGAGAAGCGCGATTCGCGGCTGGTCATCGGTCAGGCCGACGGCATTCAGGCCCGCTCGGTCGAGACCTTCCAGGCGTTCGGCTTCGCCGAGGAGATCATGCGCGAGGGCTACCACATCACGGAGATGTCGTTCTGGAATCCGGACCCGGAGAACGCCGAGAACATCATCCGCACCGGTCGGCCCAAGGACGACGATTACGGGATCAGCGAATTCCCGCACCTCATCGTCAATCAGGCACGCGTTCTCGACTACTTCGCTCAGTTCGCCGCCCAGTCCCCCGGGAAGATCACGCCCGACTACGGGATCGAGTTCGTCGACCTCACGGTCGACGGGGACGCTCCGGCCGCCTCGGCGAAGGATCATCCGGTATCCGTGACCGTCCGCTACACCGCCGGCGAGCGCGTCGGTGAGGAACGGACCATCCGCGCAGGCTACGTCGTCGGCTGCGACGGAGCACGGTCGAAGGTGCGGTCGGCGATCGGCCGGACGTTGACCGGCGATCAGGCCAACCATGCCTGGGGTGTGATGGACGTGCTCGCGAATTCGGACTTCCCCGATATCCGCACCAAGTGCGCGATCTCGTCGAAGAACGGAAATATTCTCCATATCCCCCGCGAGGGCGGGCACCTGTTCCGGATGTACGTCGACCTCGGCGTCGTACCCGAGGATGATGCGCGGAAGGTGCGGTCGACGAGCATCGACGAGATCATCGCCCGCGCCAACGCGATCATCGCGCCCTACAGCGTCGATGTGAAGAAGGTGGCCTGGCATTCGGTCTACGAGGTCGGGCACCGGCTCACGGATGCCTTCGACGACACTGACGAGACCGATCCGGCCTCTCAGTGCCCGCGCGTGTTCATCACCGGCGATGCCTGCCACACCCACTCGGCGAAGGCCGGACAGGGAATGAACGTGTCGATGCAGGACGGGTTCAACATCGCGTGGAAGCTCGGTCAGGTCATCTCCGGCCGATCGTCGACGGAGCTGCTGCGCACCTACTCTGCCGAACGTCAGGTGGCGGCGAAGAACCTCATCGACTTCGACAAGGAATGGTCGACGCTCATGGCGACTCCGCAGGAAGAGCTGCCGGAGTCGACGTACCTCGAGGACTTCTACGTCAAGACCGCAGAGTTCCCCGCCGGCTTCATGACCGAGTACACGGAGTCGATGATCACGACGCCGACGACTCATCAGGAGCTCGCCGCGGGATTCCCGATCGGCAAGCGGTTCAAGTCGGCTCGGGTCAAGCGCAGCTGCGATGCGAACTTCATCCATCTCGGGCACGAAGCCCGCGCTGACGGGCGCTGGCGTGTCTACGTCTTCGCTGATCGTGCCGCTCCGGTCGTTGACGGCTCCGCCAGTGGCGACGGCGCAGCCGGCGAGTCGAAAGTGGCGGCGCTGGCTGCGTGGCTCGAATCGGATCCTGCCTCTCCCCTGGTCGCCTACCGTCGGGACGGTGAGGACCTCGACGCCCTCGTCGAACTCAGCGTCATCTACCAGCAGGAACACAAGGAGTTCGCCTTCCCCGATGTGCCGACGGTCTTCCGTCCGCATATCGGCGCCTTCGATCTTGAATACGTGGAGAAGATCTACGCGACCCTGCCCGATGAGGACATCTTCGAGGCCCGTGAGATCAGCCGCGACGGCGCCGTCGTCGTGGTCCGCCCCGACCAGTACGTCTCAGGAATCTTCCCCTTGGATGCGCACTCCGAGATCGGCGACTACTTCGCGAAGTTCTTCGAACCCGTGAAGTGA
- a CDS encoding MFS transporter, which produces MAAQKHTQTRVAFATMVGTSIEWYDYFLYAAASGLIFNELFFGPLGSTLSTMVAFATVGISFLFRPLGAFLAGHFGDKLGRRVVLIVTLIAMGAATALIGFLPTFESAGVLAPILLIALRIVQGISAGGEWGGAVLLAVEHADEKSRGLRGSFPQIGVSIGLLLSSGVLALMTSIAPGDAFLEWGWRVPFFLSIVLVFVGYWIRRGVEESPVFHEIAERKEQVTNPLGMLIKSHWLLVILASLVFMGNNAAGYMTTGGYIQNYATDPAGPIGLERGPVLWAVAASAVSWLVFTIIAGAVSDKIGRRKTYILGWILLLAGIFSLFPLVNTGSVGMLLLGLVVLTVGLGFTYGQQPAMYAELFPSSVRFSGVSVSYAIGSILGGAFAPTIAKGLVSSTGTTASVAVYLGVVAVLALAATLLLRDRTGIPLGPDHEDEQSVSPIIGIGSPQVTSDDVMAANPKTSDRI; this is translated from the coding sequence ATGGCAGCACAGAAGCACACTCAGACCCGGGTGGCGTTCGCGACGATGGTCGGCACGAGCATCGAATGGTACGACTATTTCCTCTATGCGGCGGCCTCGGGACTGATCTTCAACGAGCTCTTCTTCGGCCCGCTCGGATCGACGCTCTCGACCATGGTCGCCTTCGCGACGGTCGGGATCAGCTTCCTCTTCCGCCCTCTGGGCGCATTCCTCGCCGGACATTTCGGTGACAAGCTCGGCCGCCGGGTGGTCCTCATCGTCACCCTCATCGCCATGGGCGCGGCAACCGCGCTCATCGGCTTCCTGCCGACCTTCGAATCCGCGGGCGTCCTGGCTCCGATCCTGCTCATCGCGCTGCGCATCGTCCAGGGAATCTCGGCCGGCGGCGAATGGGGCGGCGCCGTTCTGCTCGCCGTCGAACACGCGGATGAGAAGTCACGCGGACTGCGCGGTTCCTTCCCGCAGATCGGCGTGTCCATCGGCCTCCTGCTGTCCTCGGGCGTGCTCGCTCTGATGACGTCGATCGCCCCGGGCGATGCCTTCCTCGAATGGGGCTGGCGGGTGCCGTTCTTCCTCTCCATCGTGCTCGTCTTCGTCGGCTACTGGATCCGCCGCGGAGTCGAGGAATCCCCCGTATTCCACGAGATCGCCGAGCGCAAGGAACAGGTCACGAACCCGCTGGGCATGCTCATCAAGAGCCACTGGCTGCTCGTCATCCTCGCCTCACTCGTATTCATGGGCAACAACGCCGCCGGGTACATGACCACCGGCGGATACATCCAGAACTACGCCACGGATCCGGCCGGACCCATCGGCCTCGAGCGCGGTCCCGTGCTCTGGGCCGTCGCCGCCTCGGCGGTGTCCTGGCTGGTCTTCACGATCATCGCGGGAGCCGTCTCGGACAAGATCGGACGCCGGAAGACCTACATCCTCGGCTGGATCCTCCTGCTCGCGGGCATCTTCTCCCTGTTCCCGCTGGTCAACACCGGCTCGGTGGGCATGCTCCTGCTCGGCCTCGTCGTCCTCACGGTCGGCCTGGGCTTCACCTACGGTCAGCAGCCGGCGATGTACGCCGAGCTGTTCCCCTCCAGCGTCCGCTTCTCCGGAGTCTCGGTGTCCTACGCGATCGGCTCCATCCTCGGCGGCGCCTTTGCTCCGACGATCGCGAAGGGACTCGTGTCATCGACGGGAACGACCGCCTCGGTGGCGGTGTACCTGGGCGTCGTCGCCGTGCTCGCCCTCGCCGCAACCCTGCTGCTGCGCGATCGCACCGGCATTCCGCTGGGCCCAGACCACGAGGACGAACAGTCAGTGAGCCCGATCATCGGGATCGGGTCGCCGCAGGTGACCAGCGATGACGTGATGGCGGCCAACCCGAAAACCTCAGATCGTATATGA
- a CDS encoding fumarylacetoacetate hydrolase family protein, with amino-acid sequence MSTPVGVPTRPGKIIAVHVAYESRAAQRGKRPAQPSYFLKAASSVAATGQTIERPAGTSLLAFEGEVAIVIGGPARNVTEAEAWSYVAGVTASNDFGLYDMKTPDKGSNVRSKSRDGYTPLGPELIPAAEAAPDSLRLRTWVNGEVVQDDGTRADQLIFTLPRIVADLSQHLTLEPGDVILTGTPAGSSVVAPGDTVEVEVTAASANGEELSSGRLTTTVVDGPGDFDENLGSLPAVNEALTVDAWGSREAAGLAPEGDADDTAATALGDDLIAKLTEAPTAGLSAQLRSRGLNNVVIEGVAPLKPGAKIVGTAKTLRFVPNREDLFKSHGGGYNAQKQAFDSIRPGEVVVIEARGESGSGTLGDILALRAKSLGAAGVVTDGGVRDSAEVAEILPVFSTAKHPAVLGRKHVPWESDVAVACGNATVLPGDVIVADDDGAIVIPRDLVEEVVDAALAKEIEDGWVAEQVAAGNPIEELFPPKGEWKAKFDEWKASR; translated from the coding sequence ATGTCGACTCCAGTAGGTGTTCCGACCCGTCCGGGCAAGATCATTGCCGTTCATGTGGCCTACGAGTCCCGTGCGGCACAACGGGGAAAGCGCCCCGCTCAGCCGTCGTACTTCCTCAAGGCGGCCAGCTCCGTCGCCGCCACCGGCCAGACCATCGAACGCCCCGCAGGCACCTCGCTGCTCGCCTTCGAGGGTGAGGTCGCCATCGTCATCGGGGGCCCCGCCCGCAACGTCACGGAGGCCGAGGCCTGGTCGTATGTGGCAGGCGTGACCGCGTCGAACGACTTCGGCCTCTACGACATGAAGACCCCGGACAAGGGATCGAACGTGCGGTCGAAGAGCCGCGACGGATACACCCCGCTGGGTCCCGAACTCATCCCCGCCGCCGAGGCGGCCCCCGACTCCCTGCGCCTGCGCACCTGGGTCAACGGCGAAGTCGTCCAGGACGACGGCACGCGCGCCGATCAGCTCATCTTCACCCTCCCGCGCATCGTTGCGGACCTCAGTCAGCACCTCACCCTCGAGCCCGGCGACGTCATCCTCACCGGCACCCCTGCCGGATCCTCCGTCGTCGCCCCAGGCGACACGGTCGAGGTCGAGGTCACGGCCGCCTCGGCGAACGGGGAAGAGCTGAGCTCAGGACGACTGACCACCACGGTCGTCGACGGCCCCGGAGACTTCGACGAGAACCTCGGCAGCCTGCCCGCAGTGAACGAAGCACTCACCGTCGATGCCTGGGGCTCACGCGAAGCCGCCGGACTCGCCCCGGAGGGCGATGCCGATGACACTGCCGCGACGGCACTCGGCGATGACCTCATCGCCAAACTCACCGAGGCTCCGACCGCGGGTCTGTCGGCTCAGCTGCGGTCGCGCGGACTCAACAATGTCGTCATCGAAGGCGTGGCCCCGCTGAAGCCGGGCGCGAAGATCGTCGGCACCGCGAAGACGCTGCGCTTCGTGCCCAACCGCGAAGACCTGTTCAAGTCCCACGGCGGCGGTTACAACGCACAGAAACAGGCCTTCGACTCGATCCGCCCCGGCGAGGTCGTCGTCATCGAGGCCCGCGGCGAATCCGGCTCTGGCACCCTCGGCGACATCCTCGCCCTGCGCGCGAAATCACTCGGCGCCGCCGGCGTCGTCACCGACGGGGGAGTCCGCGACTCCGCCGAGGTGGCCGAGATCCTGCCCGTGTTCTCCACCGCGAAGCACCCCGCCGTGCTCGGCCGCAAGCACGTGCCGTGGGAATCGGACGTGGCCGTGGCCTGCGGAAACGCCACCGTCCTGCCCGGCGATGTGATCGTCGCCGATGACGACGGAGCCATCGTCATCCCTCGTGACCTCGTTGAAGAAGTCGTCGACGCGGCACTGGCGAAGGAGATCGAGGACGGCTGGGTGGCCGAACAGGTCGCCGCCGGCAACCCGATCGAAGAGCTCTTCCCGCCCAAGGGCGAATGGAAGGCGAAATTCGACGAGTGGAAGGCCTCACGGTGA
- a CDS encoding GntR family transcriptional regulator, with the protein MEGEIRRVEGLTVTATASLSKAETAYRWIRERVADQTYQPGHKLVLAQIALELDTSVVPVREAIRRLEADGLVTFERNVGARVAMVDQGSYTQSMETVAILEAAAVAQAQGHLGVDDLDAAEQINDRMRALLDDFEPAEFTRLNHEFHEMLYRRCPNERLCTLVELEWDRLNHLRDSTFSFVPERALESVEEHSRIVALIRARASAQEVERAVREHRSATLRSFQNSQTTTAPSTDLIADSRKDKS; encoded by the coding sequence ATGGAAGGCGAAATTCGACGAGTGGAAGGCCTCACGGTGACTGCGACTGCGTCCCTGAGCAAGGCCGAGACCGCCTACCGGTGGATCCGCGAACGCGTCGCCGACCAGACCTATCAGCCCGGGCACAAGCTCGTGCTCGCGCAGATCGCACTCGAACTCGACACCTCAGTGGTGCCGGTGCGTGAGGCCATCCGCCGGCTGGAAGCCGACGGGCTCGTGACCTTCGAACGCAACGTCGGGGCCCGCGTGGCCATGGTCGACCAAGGGTCCTACACCCAGTCGATGGAAACGGTCGCGATCCTCGAGGCCGCGGCCGTCGCCCAAGCACAGGGCCACCTCGGCGTCGATGATCTCGATGCTGCGGAGCAGATCAACGATCGGATGCGGGCTCTGCTCGACGATTTCGAACCGGCCGAGTTCACTCGGCTCAACCACGAGTTCCACGAGATGCTCTACCGGCGCTGCCCGAACGAGCGGCTGTGCACCCTCGTCGAACTCGAATGGGACCGGCTCAACCACCTGCGGGATTCGACGTTCTCCTTCGTCCCCGAACGGGCACTCGAGTCGGTGGAGGAGCACTCCCGCATCGTCGCCCTCATCCGGGCTCGCGCCTCGGCGCAGGAGGTCGAACGGGCCGTGCGCGAGCACCGCTCGGCCACTCTGCGCAGCTTCCAGAACTCCCAGACGACCACAGCCCCAAGCACGGATTTGATTGCAGATTCACGAAAGGACAAGTCATGA
- the hpaE gene encoding 5-carboxymethyl-2-hydroxymuconate semialdehyde dehydrogenase: MTQSTTPPAGMPEKIRHYIGGEFVDSVDGDEFDVLNPVTNETYIKAASGKKADIEAAVAAAKQAFDEGPWPRMLPRDRARILNKIADIVESRKDELAAMESFDSGLPITQAKGQAARAAENFRFFADLIVAQVDDAFKVPGRQANYVNRKPIGVAGLITPWNTPFMLESWKLGPAIATGNTVVLKPAEFTPLSASLWPGIFEEAGLPTGVFNMVNGFGEEGFAGDSLVKHPDVPLISFTGESSTGQTIFANAAPWLKGLSMELGGKSPAVVFADADLDAAVNATIFGVFSLNGERCTAGSRILVEESIYDEFVERYAAQAGRVKVGLPSDPATEVAALVHPEHYEKVMSYVEIGKSEARLVAGGGRPEGFETGNFVQPTVFADVQPDARIFQEEIFGPVVAITPFSSDEEALELANNTKYGLAAYIWTSDLKRAHNFSQAVESGMVWLNSNNVRDLRTPFGGVKASGLGHEGGYRSIDFYTEQQSVHINLGEVHNPVFGKQ; encoded by the coding sequence ATGACACAGTCCACCACCCCGCCGGCAGGTATGCCGGAGAAGATCCGCCACTACATCGGCGGAGAATTCGTCGACTCCGTCGACGGAGACGAATTCGACGTGCTCAACCCGGTGACGAACGAGACCTACATCAAGGCCGCCTCGGGCAAGAAAGCCGATATCGAAGCCGCCGTCGCAGCGGCGAAGCAAGCCTTCGACGAGGGCCCGTGGCCGCGGATGCTTCCGCGTGACCGCGCCCGCATCCTCAACAAGATCGCCGACATCGTCGAATCCCGCAAGGACGAACTCGCCGCGATGGAGTCCTTCGACTCCGGGCTGCCGATCACCCAGGCCAAGGGCCAGGCGGCGCGCGCGGCGGAGAACTTCCGCTTCTTCGCCGACCTCATCGTGGCCCAGGTCGACGACGCCTTCAAGGTCCCCGGCCGCCAGGCGAACTACGTCAACCGCAAGCCCATCGGCGTGGCCGGACTCATCACCCCGTGGAACACCCCGTTCATGCTCGAGTCCTGGAAGCTGGGACCGGCGATCGCGACCGGCAACACCGTCGTGCTCAAACCCGCAGAGTTCACCCCGCTCTCGGCCTCCCTGTGGCCGGGCATCTTCGAAGAGGCAGGACTGCCCACCGGAGTGTTCAACATGGTCAACGGCTTCGGTGAGGAGGGCTTCGCCGGCGACTCGCTCGTCAAGCACCCCGACGTTCCGCTCATCTCCTTCACCGGCGAATCCTCGACCGGACAGACGATCTTCGCCAACGCAGCACCCTGGCTCAAGGGTCTGTCGATGGAACTCGGCGGCAAGTCCCCGGCCGTCGTCTTCGCCGACGCGGACCTCGATGCCGCGGTCAACGCCACGATCTTCGGAGTATTCTCCCTCAACGGGGAACGCTGCACCGCCGGCTCGCGCATCCTCGTCGAGGAATCGATCTACGACGAATTCGTCGAGCGCTATGCCGCTCAGGCGGGGCGCGTGAAGGTCGGCCTGCCCTCTGATCCCGCCACCGAGGTGGCTGCGCTCGTCCACCCCGAGCACTATGAGAAGGTCATGTCCTACGTCGAGATCGGCAAGTCCGAGGCCCGCCTCGTCGCCGGCGGCGGACGCCCCGAAGGCTTCGAAACCGGAAACTTCGTCCAGCCGACCGTGTTCGCCGATGTGCAGCCCGACGCGCGGATCTTCCAGGAGGAGATCTTCGGCCCCGTCGTCGCCATCACCCCGTTCTCCTCCGACGAGGAGGCCCTGGAGCTGGCGAACAACACGAAGTACGGTCTGGCCGCCTATATCTGGACCTCGGACCTCAAGCGCGCCCACAACTTCTCCCAGGCTGTGGAGTCGGGAATGGTGTGGCTGAACTCGAACAACGTCCGCGATCTGCGCACCCCCTTCGGCGGCGTCAAGGCCTCGGGACTCGGCCACGAAGGCGGCTACCGGTCGATCGACTTCTACACGGAACAGCAGTCCGTGCACATCAACCTCGGCGAGGTCCACAACCCCGTCTTCGGAAAGCAGTGA
- the hpaD gene encoding 3,4-dihydroxyphenylacetate 2,3-dioxygenase has translation MTKRTDMTRTSAGYFVSQETGISTDNPIATPQVSPPDILRCAYMELVVTDLAASREFYVDVLGLYVTEEDENTLYLRSTEEFIHHNLVLRKGEVAAVAAFSYRVRSPEELDKAVAFYTELGCDVRRNPDGFVKGVGDSVRVVDPLGFPYEFFYQSDHVERMSWRYDLHIPGELVRLDHFNQVTPDVPRAVKYMQDLGFRVTEDIQDEEGTVYAAWMRRKSTVHDTAMTGGDGPRMHHVCFATHEKHNILSICDKLGALRRSESIERGPGRHGVSNAFYLYLRDPDGHRVEVYTQDYYTGDPDNPVITWDVHDNQRRDWWGNPVVPSWYTDASLVLDLDGNPQPVHARTDDSEMAVTIGADGFSYTRADENEGKLGNQL, from the coding sequence ATGACCAAACGCACTGATATGACCCGGACCTCGGCCGGCTATTTCGTCAGCCAGGAGACGGGCATCTCCACCGACAACCCCATCGCCACTCCGCAGGTGAGCCCGCCCGACATCCTCCGCTGCGCCTATATGGAACTCGTCGTCACCGACCTCGCCGCGTCGCGGGAATTCTACGTCGACGTGCTCGGACTCTACGTCACCGAAGAGGACGAGAACACGCTCTACCTGCGTTCGACGGAGGAGTTCATCCACCACAATCTCGTCCTGCGCAAGGGCGAGGTCGCCGCCGTGGCTGCGTTCTCCTACCGGGTGCGCAGCCCGGAAGAGCTCGACAAGGCCGTGGCCTTCTACACCGAACTCGGCTGCGATGTCCGACGCAATCCCGACGGCTTCGTCAAGGGCGTGGGCGACTCCGTGCGCGTGGTCGACCCGCTCGGCTTCCCGTACGAGTTCTTCTACCAGTCCGATCACGTCGAACGCATGTCGTGGCGCTACGACCTGCACATCCCCGGCGAACTCGTCCGCCTCGACCACTTCAACCAGGTCACCCCGGATGTGCCGCGGGCCGTGAAGTACATGCAGGACCTCGGCTTCCGCGTCACGGAGGACATCCAGGACGAGGAGGGCACGGTCTACGCCGCGTGGATGCGCCGCAAGTCCACCGTCCATGACACGGCGATGACCGGTGGCGACGGACCGCGCATGCACCATGTCTGCTTCGCCACCCATGAGAAGCACAACATCCTCTCCATCTGCGACAAGCTCGGTGCCCTGCGCCGGTCCGAATCGATCGAGCGCGGACCCGGCCGCCATGGCGTCTCGAACGCGTTCTACCTCTACCTGCGCGACCCCGACGGTCACCGCGTCGAGGTGTACACGCAGGACTACTACACCGGCGACCCGGACAACCCGGTCATCACGTGGGACGTCCACGACAATCAGCGCCGCGACTGGTGGGGCAACCCCGTCGTGCCGTCCTGGTACACGGACGCCTCGCTCGTCCTCGATCTCGACGGCAACCCGCAGCCCGTGCACGCCCGCACGGACGATTCGGAGATGGCCGTGACGATCGGTGCCGACGGGTTCTCCTACACCCGCGCGGATGAGAATGAGGGCAAGCTGGGCAACCAGCTCTGA
- a CDS encoding fumarylacetoacetate hydrolase family protein, with the protein MLDEATIAAIADDLAEAERTRSKISLLTAKYPDMTVEDSYAVQNEWRRRGEAAGRRLYGHKIGLTSKPMQQATGITEPDYGAIFADQVYDTGSVIDHSQYSGVRIEVELAFVLRDELRGPDVSLFDVLRATEYVVPALEVLSSRIEMEGRTIVDTISDNAALGAMVLGGRPVAVDAVDLRRVNALLYRNETIEDSGVAAAVLDHPARGIVWLANKLAEHGDVLQAGETVLAGSFTRPMWAHRGDTVHADYGELGVITCRFE; encoded by the coding sequence ATGCTCGATGAGGCAACGATCGCGGCCATCGCCGACGATCTCGCGGAAGCGGAGCGGACGCGGTCGAAGATCAGTCTGCTGACCGCGAAGTATCCGGATATGACGGTCGAGGACTCCTATGCGGTGCAGAACGAATGGCGCCGTCGCGGTGAAGCCGCCGGCCGTCGACTCTACGGTCACAAGATCGGGCTGACCTCGAAGCCGATGCAACAGGCCACCGGGATCACCGAACCAGACTACGGAGCGATCTTCGCCGATCAGGTCTATGACACCGGGTCCGTGATCGATCATTCGCAGTATTCGGGCGTGCGCATCGAGGTCGAACTCGCCTTCGTGCTGCGTGACGAACTGCGCGGACCCGATGTCAGTCTCTTCGACGTCCTCCGCGCCACCGAGTACGTCGTTCCCGCACTCGAGGTCCTGTCCTCGCGCATCGAGATGGAGGGGCGCACGATCGTCGACACCATCTCGGACAATGCGGCACTGGGTGCGATGGTCCTCGGTGGACGACCGGTCGCCGTCGACGCCGTCGACCTGCGTCGGGTGAACGCTCTGCTCTATCGCAACGAGACCATCGAGGACTCCGGAGTCGCCGCCGCCGTCCTCGACCATCCGGCCCGCGGAATCGTGTGGTTGGCGAACAAACTCGCCGAACACGGAGATGTGCTGCAGGCCGGAGAGACCGTGCTCGCCGGATCGTTCACCCGCCCCATGTGGGCCCATCGCGGCGACACCGTCCACGCCGACTACGGAGAGCTGGGAGTCATCACATGCCGTTTCGAGTAG
- a CDS encoding HpcH/HpaI aldolase family protein produces the protein MPFRVELPQTFSDRVTGLGDGEYLAGMWVCSGSPVAAEIAAASGMQWVLIDAEHSPIGLETTTSLLRAMNGYPATPVVRVPVNDRVLIKQYLDLGAQNLLVPMVDTKSDAEAAVAAVHYPPRGVRGVGSALARASRWNAVDGYLGRAEEFVSLTVQIESATAVDNAAEIAAVDGVDQIFVGPSDLAASMGLLGQQTHPDVTDAVARTFEAVKAAGKPVGVNAFDPDQARKYLEAGASFVLVGADVGLMMNGARAWADTWVQD, from the coding sequence ATGCCGTTTCGAGTAGAACTGCCGCAGACCTTCTCAGACCGTGTGACCGGACTCGGCGATGGCGAGTACCTGGCCGGGATGTGGGTGTGCTCGGGTTCGCCCGTGGCCGCCGAGATCGCCGCCGCCTCGGGGATGCAGTGGGTGCTCATCGACGCAGAGCATTCTCCGATCGGACTCGAGACCACGACGAGTCTGCTGCGCGCGATGAACGGCTACCCGGCGACCCCGGTCGTGCGGGTGCCGGTGAATGATCGTGTGCTCATCAAGCAGTACCTCGACCTCGGCGCGCAGAATCTGCTCGTGCCGATGGTCGATACGAAATCCGACGCCGAGGCGGCTGTGGCGGCCGTCCATTATCCGCCGAGAGGTGTGCGCGGGGTCGGTTCGGCCCTGGCCAGGGCCTCCCGGTGGAATGCCGTGGACGGGTACTTGGGTCGTGCGGAGGAGTTCGTGTCCCTGACCGTGCAGATCGAATCGGCGACCGCGGTCGACAATGCCGCCGAGATCGCCGCGGTCGACGGAGTCGACCAGATCTTCGTCGGACCCTCCGACCTGGCCGCGTCGATGGGTCTGCTCGGCCAGCAGACCCATCCGGACGTCACCGATGCGGTGGCGCGGACGTTCGAGGCGGTGAAGGCCGCCGGCAAACCGGTCGGAGTCAATGCCTTCGACCCCGACCAGGCACGGAAGTACCTGGAGGCCGGAGCGTCCTTCGTCCTCGTCGGTGCCGATGTCGGTCTGATGATGAACGGTGCCCGCGCCTGGGCCGACACCTGGGTTCAGGACTGA